Sequence from the Anas acuta chromosome 24, bAnaAcu1.1, whole genome shotgun sequence genome:
TAAGATTTCTGATCGTAAGCTGCTCGGTTAAGGAATACTGCTGATAATGATTacaaataaattagaaattttcaaaagcagttctgtaaaacattttccttgcaAACAATTCTCACGTTATCTTCCGGAAGACTGAAGATAGGAAAATGAAGACTGAAATGTCTCCTGGGGGGTGAGAGAGACTAAGTTAAGGCATCGTGATTGCTGTTTAAAGCTCTAAAACAAGAAGCTTTGTGGAGTTACTTTTGAGGCTCCTCTGGGTCAGTAAGGTGTTACCTCCAATATGAAGAACATAGATTAGAATTTGTTCAGAACAAATTTCTTCAGCCCTACAGGACTGTAGTACTGTGCGGTTCCAACTTCTCTGTTTCTAGACATTTGGAGATAAGAGATTACTCTGTATCGTGGTGtagcagcagcactggctcTGAACCTGCGGTTTGATGCAATTCAGGTTGGTCCTTTTGGTGccttcatcttattttctgcatttccaggATGATTGCACCAACAGAGATGGTATTTCTGATGACCTTTCAAGTGAGGAGGATGCTGAAGCAATGGCACAAAGGATCTTACTATGCCAGAATGCAGAAGGGGCTTCCAGTGACAATAGCTatgaagagcagaaaaggcCTCTCATTTCTCTGAACCAGGCTGTCTCACAGGTACTCATGTTGAATTTAAGCCATTTTCCACGCAACTTTCTGCTATGGATCAtgggttgtttttcctttgtttttggcAGGTCAAGGAAGCCCTTAAAGGTGCCAGAGACTCTGATAGTGTCGTGGAATCTGAACTGGAGTCCACAATATATAGTCAGGTACGGTGGTAAATTCACAGGCTTAACTTTTCTGAGCCTGACCAGTGCGGGGATATCCCTCCCATCAGAACAGACCATTATTAAATAATAGTGCTTCAGCATCTTCAGGTATAACGTGTGGCATCCCTGCATGCGTGTTTGCAGCTTTGTGGACTTCATTCACAATTGTGACTATTCTATTCTgtttaacaacagcaaaaaaaaatcattctactAGCAGCACGTTATGGTCCAAGCTGCCTTGAATTGCTTGTATTGAAGGCCTGGTGTTTGGGAGGCAGCACTGTGTTGTAGCTTTTATGCTAATAAATTCTGATTCTTGAAGAAATACTTTATTCTCATATACTCATTCACTTGATTACTTGTTTATCTTCCTGACCCACTGCTCCCactatctaaaaataaaatatagataaCATGTATggatataaatatttaaataaataaaatcttaacaTAGATTATGCAGAAACCAGAAAAACTTTGCATTAGAATTAGTGGAATCAGCCATGGAAGCTGATTTGTCTGATTGCTTGGAGAGGGGAATGCAACTTGGGTGTGGGGCTGTACTGTGTAAATTTTGTTCGTCTTCAAAGGACTCAAGATCCTGCATTAGCGTGGGATCCCGGAGCTGTAGCGTGACCCGGAGAGACTCAGAAAGTACCCGCCAGGACTCTGAGACAGAAGACATGCTTTGGGATGATCTGCTTCATGGCCCAGAGTGCCGCTCATCCTGCACCAGTGACAGCGAGGAAGTGACTGTGAAAGGTACCAGGCGAGACCTGAAGGAAGATGTTTTCCAGCAGGTTTGTTGTTTTGCATGCAGTAGAGAGTACTATGAaagggtgttgttttttttttctttcttcttcaattCAACtactccctccccccctcctcatTTATCTGCCTAAATAATACAAAAGATGCATCTGAATGCTGTTGGTATAATGTAAGCAACCTACTGCTGGATGAGCCCATTCTGGCAGCTGTGCTAATCACACAGGAGACTAGAATGATCTAAACAGGATCAATGAACTTCCCCCCACTATCATCTAGAGCACTGCTaatctcaaaacaaaatgttccaCTCAAAGACAACTTTGGAATCCCCTTTCAATCAAAATACTCAATAGTAGAATTAATTATTTAGTAGTGAGACAAAAATGCATTATATGCCTGtagtgttcttttttcttttatagaaCCATTTGTTTTGGCTCCAGAATACAAGTCCAGCATCTGCAAAAGTGAGTGCACTGATCTGGGAAGGGAATGACTGTAAGAAGGTGGACATGTCTGTGCTGGAGATCAGTGGAATTATCATGAGCAGGGTAAGAGAGCTGTAAAGCATTGCAATCTTTCTCCcttacactttaaaaaaacaacaaaaactgaaaatagcTACACTGGCAACCATGGAATGAGGCATAAAACTTGGTACTCCCACAGCTGCAAATACAGTTGTCCTAAATGTACTTAAGAATTGCATAAACCAAAATTTATCAAGTCTTGGCAAAGACTGGtgagcattttttgttttgtttttaatttgcagtgTTTGGACTGAAATGGGTGGAACTTTCTGCTGTCCTTTGAGGCAGAGGGGAAAATGAGTGCTCAATTCAATTAATGCTGCCACAGCAGCATATGTTTCCTTTGATGCAAAAAACCTGGTTGATCACACTGTTTTTGTTCCTGCTTGCCAGGTTAATGCCTACCAGCAGGGAGTGGGGTATCAAATGCTGGGAAACATCATCACCATTGGATTAGCATTCCTGCCATTCCTCTACAGACTCTTCCGCACAGATAACCTGGAGCAGTTGTGCTCCTTTTCTCTAATGGAGCTTTTGCACATCTTTTGTGGAGCACCTGCTAGCATCCCCGTCATTGTTTTGTCTGCCATCAACTTCCTTGAACGTCTTTGCTTAACctggatgtttttcttcatgatgTGTGTTGCTGAGAGAACATACAAACAGGTATGCTTAAATATGTtgaaactaaaatatttcatgaacCATGGAGCAGTGGGTCTTCCAAAACCATGCTACAAATTATAAGACAATGGCAAGACAAACACGTCTCAGCAAGCACAAGTGTTGAATCTGGTAAGATGTGTGAGAAACCTAGGTAGGTGAGTCTGGTAAGACTCTTTATTTATCAGACATAAGCTTGTTGATACATTTGCTACTTAGGAAAAAGCATAC
This genomic interval carries:
- the PHTF1 gene encoding protein PHTF1 isoform X2 encodes the protein MLFRRRVRRIKMVAEKGTETENGVNAVNNGIKHRHARSEYRLMHLKEKNKLSDAEKSHQDDCTNRDGISDDLSSEEDAEAMAQRILLCQNAEGASSDNSYEEQKRPLISLNQAVSQVKEALKGARDSDSVVESELESTIYSQDSRSCISVGSRSCSVTRRDSESTRQDSETEDMLWDDLLHGPECRSSCTSDSEEVTVKGTRRDLKEDVFQQNHLFWLQNTSPASAKVSALIWEGNDCKKVDMSVLEISGIIMSRVNAYQQGVGYQMLGNIITIGLAFLPFLYRLFRTDNLEQLCSFSLMELLHIFCGAPASIPVIVLSAINFLERLCLTWMFFFMMCVAERTYKQRFLFAKLFSHITSARKARKYEIPHFRLKKVENIKIWLSLRSYLKRRGPQRSVDVVVSSIFLLALSIAFICCAQVLKGHKTFLNAAYNWEFLIWEAALLLFLLRLGSLGSETNKKYSNISILLTEQINLYLKMEKKPNKKEQLSLVNNVLKLSTKLLKELDTPFRLYGLTMNPLIYNITRVVILSAVSGVVSDLLGFNIRLWKIKP